gtgtgtgcgtgtgtatccaGCATGTGTGTATccactatgtgtgtgtttggccagtgtgtgtgtgtcctgtgtgtgtgtgtgtgtttctccagtgtgtgtgtgtgtgtgtgtgtgtgtgtgtgtgtgtgtgtgtgtgtgtgtgtgtgtgtgtccagtgtgtgtgtgtgtgtgtgtttgtttgtccagtgtgtgtgtgtgtgtgtcctgtgtgtccagtgtcagtgtgtgtgtgtgtttgtcgaatgtgtgtgtgtgtgtgtgtgtgtgtgtgtgtgtgtgtgtgtgtgtgtgtgtgtgtgtgtccagtgtgtgtgtgtctgtccagtgtgtgtgtgtatctgtccagtgtgtgtgtttgtgtgtcaggtaATTATTTACACTGAGACTGACACTGAGTCGCCATCCCACCAAACCCtaaaccctggatagaggggctcagtgaatgtggaggtgaatgtgatcaggtgggtcagtgtgtcagaggaggctctatagaaggacagagtgccggctggccagtccagatacactcctactctgtgggagctggaggaggggaCGCCTATGGTAGTGGGATTATTGTTGTGCCAGGCAGAGTAACTGTTGTCATCGCAGTCCAGAATCCAGGACTTGTCATTGTATCCAAGATAACAGTCattaccccctcctctcctgctgattcctttatatgtcactcctataacagcctctctcccactccactctacctcccagtaacagcgcccagtcagaccctctctacacagcacctgtCCCCAGCCCtcaaatctctctgggtgatcaggatacggctgctcctctctcctacatgtcacctttctgttctcctcagacagagagaggagtctgtctactgtgtttaggtccagtgtgagatcacagacatctgatggatgaaaccagacacaatattagaaatcatcatcattcacattagaatgttaactcacttttcactaattcatttaatgtagatgtttctaggtatcaaaaggagaagttaaggtaacttgagacttgttgaatgatcatatgttatactgtatggtaatataaaacacacttattcacattaattacacacacacacacacacacacacacacacacacacacacacacacacacacacacacacacacactgtttgtaAACTTTGGTGTCCCTGATTTCTGCTTCTGTAGAACTACAGCTGATATTTAATATGCCTAagtaagtaatgatggtggtctttgactttgacttaacttgaattaagacttattcttagtcatattcttcacagcagtcaacactcaCATTTTCTAAGTCCAGGTTTCATTCTGttctctccaccatgttccacactgtagcggtaagcagaagaacagacagtcattgagggatacacctgaactcacacacacacacacacacacacacacacacacacacacacacacagcataactttgtccaagtggtggtcagaatgtttgtcttaactagcacgcacacacgcacgcacgcacgcacgcacgcacgcacgcacgcacacacacacacacacacacacacacacacacacacacacacagcataaaaCTTTGTCCAAGTGGTGGTCAGAATGTTTGTCTTAACCAGCCTGCTAAGTCAAACATGTCTGATATGAACATTGACATAAACCCTCTACatacttgagtttctccagtctgcagtgtggatcctccagtccagcagagagcagtctgactcctgagtctcctgggtgattgtagctcaggtccagctctctcaggtgtgaggggtttgacctcagagctgagaccagagaagcacagccttcctctgtgactagacagcctgacagcctgcaaagagacaaatcatattaaaatcacactgatattctttggtggtgaaaatagtggcagtatatttttctccatattcatgtcacaccctgatctgtttcacctgtcttgtgattgtctccaccccctccaggtgtcgcttatttccctggtgtatatatccctgtttccctggtgtatatatccccgtgtttccctggtgtatatatccctgtgtttccctggtgtatatatccctgtgtttccctggtgtatatatccctgtgtttccctggtgtatatatccctgtgtttccctggtgtatatatccctgtgtttccctggtgtatatatccctgtgtttccctgctgtatatatccctgtgtttccctggtgtatatatcgctgtgtttccctggtgtatatatccctgtgtttccctggtgtatatatccctgtgtttccctggtgtatatatccctgtgtttccctggtgtatatatccctgtgtttccctggtgtatttatccctgtgtttccctggtgtatatatccctgtgtttccctggtgtagatatccctgtgtttccctggtgtatatatccctgtgtttccctggtgtatatatccctgtgtttccctggtgtatatatccctgtgtttccctggtgtatatatccctgtgtttccctggtgtatatatccctgtgtttccctggtgtatttatccctgtgtttccctggtgtatatatccctgtgtttccctggtgtatatatccctgtgtttccctggtgtatttatccctgtgtttacctggtgtatatatccctgtgtttccctggtgtatatatccctgtgtttccctggtgtatatatccctgtgtttccctggtgtatttatccctgtgtttccctggtgtatatatccctgtgtttccctggtgtatatatccctgtgttcccctggtgtatatatccctgtgtttccctggtgtatttatccctgtgtttacctggtgtatatatccctgtgtttccctggtgtatatatccctgtgttcccctggtgtatatatccctgtgtttccctggtgtatatatccctgtgtttccctggtgtatatatccctgtgtttccctggtgtatatatccctggtgtatatctccctgtgtttccctggtgtatatatccctggtgtatatatccctgtgtttccctggtgtatatatccctgtgtttccctggtgtatatatccctgtgtttccctggtgtatatatccctgtgtttccctggtgtatatatccctgtgtttccctggtgtatatatccctgtgtttccctggtgtatatatccctgtgtttccctggtgtatatatccctgtgtttccctggtgtatatatccctgtgtttccctggtgtatatatctctgtgtttccctggtgtatatatccctgtgtttccctggtgtatatatccctgtgtttccctggtgtatatatccctggtgtatatatccctgtgtttccctggtgtatatatccctgtgtttccctggtgtatatatccctgtgtttccctggtgtatatatccctgtgtttccctggtgtatatatccctgtgattcctgtctctctgtaccagttcgtcttgtatgtttatcaagtcaaccagcgtttttccctaCTCCTGCTTCTATTTTTtgatagtcctcccggtttttgtCCCTTGCCTGTTCTCTGGACTCCGTACCCGccagaccattctgcctgtcctgacctctagcctgccctgacctctagcctgcctaaccattctgcctgtcctgacctctagtctgcctgaccattctgcctgtcctgacctctagcctgcctaaccattctgcctgtcctgacctctagcctgcctgaccattctgcctgtcctgacctctagcctgcctgacctctagcctgcctgacctctagtctgcctgaccattctgcctgtcctgacctctagcctgtcctgacctatcctgcctgaccattctgcctgtcctgacctctagcctgcctgaccattctgcctgtcctgacctctagtctgcctgaccattctgcctgtcctgacctctagcctgcctgaccattctgcctgtcctgacctctagcctgcctgaccattctgcctgtcctgacctctagcctgcctgaccattctgcctgtcctgacctctagcctgcctgaccattctgcctgtcctgacctctagcctgcctgaccattctgcctgtcctgacctcgagcctgcctaaccattctgcctgtcctgacctctagcctgtctgaccattctgcctgtcctgacctctagcctgcctgacctctagcctgcctgcccattctgcctgtcctgacctcgagtctgcctgaccattctccCTGTCCTGACCTCCAGCCTGCctaaccattctgcctgtcctgacctctagcctgcctgaccattctgcctgtcctgaccattctgcctgtcctgacctctagcctgcctgaccattctgcctgtcctgacctctagcctgcctgaccattctgcctgtcctgacctctagcctgcctgaccattctgcctgtcttgACCTTTAGCTtgcctgacctctagcctgccctgaccattctgcctgtcctgacctctagcctgcctgaccattctgcctgccctgacctctagtctgcctgaccattctgcctgtcctgacctctagcctgcctgaccattctgcctgccctgacctctagcctgcctgaccattctgcctgtcctgacctctagcctgcctgccaaactgtacctcctggactctgatctggttatgaccttttgcctgtccacgaccattctcttgccttcccCTTTTAGTAtattaataaatatcaaagactttatccatctgcctcccgtgccatctgggtctcgccttgtgccttaaaccacactgctattctttgagggtgtcaccttttatttgagggtattttaataCATGTCTGTTTCACCATTTAGAAAaataaaacatgctaacctctcacctttaacctcaaataaaaggtgacattctgtactgtcacctaatatgaaacattgtatctcaaatccaaaatgctggagcatagcaccaaatttaaaactgtaagcttcactgtccaaacacatatggtgtggactatgtgtgtctggtaaacacatgtggatctggtgaacagttatcacttgttgaccaactacaggaatactgacctcagaatctccagtttacagtggggattccccagtccagcagagagcagcttcactcctgaatccttcaggtcattgttactcaggtccagctctctcaggtgtgaggggtttgactccagagctgagaccagagaagcacagccttcctctgtgactccacagcctgacagcctgacaaAGAGATCATCATGACTTCACAAACACACTGTTAATTTAACACCAGTAGTGTAGAAGGACAATGGCAGATGCATTTGGTTTATTCTCTCAAACAACATATAGATTCATCTTCCGTCTCCTAGAACTGTATGGTCATAATGTTATACTAATGTGAACATCAATGCATTTATTCAATATGTTTTTCAATATAATATTATACACATATTATTATGCATATTTTTCTCTAAACTGAATATTTCTTCCTGATGATTAGTTCTTATATGTCATTTTTATTTACTCACAGAACAGCTCTGGAGGCTTTGACCACTGGCAGCAGCCTCAGAagaccttcctctgatctggagtatttcttcagGTCAAACACATCCAGCTCCTTTTCTGAAGTCAGCAACACAAAGACCAGAGCTGACCACTGTGCAGGTGACAGTTCGTCTTCTGAAAGACTTCCTGAGTTCAGGAAGCTTTGGATCTCCTCCACTAGAGAAtggtcattcagttcattcagacagtggaacagattgaTGCTCCTCTCTGGAGAGGGATTCTCCCTGATCTTCTCCTTGATGTACTTGACTGTTTCTTCATGGCTCTGTGAGCTGCTTCTTGTCTTTGTCAGGAGACCTTGTAAGTGcttctgattggactccagtgagAGGCCCAGAAGGAAGCGGAGGAAAAGGTCCAGGTTTCCCGTCTCACTTTGTAAGGCTTTATCCACAGCACTCTTGTAGACAGTAACTTTATGCTTGTCTCTGAACAGCGCAAAACAGTTCCTGGACGTTGATTGCGGTTCATCCATTAGATTTTCATTGTTGTTTATGAATGAGAGGAACACATATACAGCAGCCagaaactcctgaatgctcagatgaacaaAGCAGTACACCTTGTCCTGGTACAGCACACATTCCTCTTTAAAGATCTGTGTGCACAATCCTGAGTACACTGAGGCTTCACTGACTTCAATGCCAGCCTCTTTCAGGTCTATTTCATAGAAAATCAGATTGCCTCTCACAAGCTGCTGAAAAGCCAGTTTTCCCAGTGACAGAATGCTCTCTTTATTCCAGTGTGGACCTGTCTCTTCTTTCCCAAGATACTTTTCATTCTTCTGTTTGGTATGAAACTCCACAAG
The sequence above is a segment of the Salvelinus alpinus chromosome 1, SLU_Salpinus.1, whole genome shotgun sequence genome. Coding sequences within it:
- the LOC139564352 gene encoding stonustoxin subunit beta-like translates to MKPGLRKYVCDLTLDLNTVDRLLSLSEENRKVTCRREEQPYPDHPERFEGWGQVLCREGLTGRCYWEVEWSGREAVIGVTYKGISRRGGGNDCYLGYNDKSWILDCDDNSYSAWHNNNPTTIGVPSSSSHRVGVYLDWPAGTLSFYRASSDTLTHLITFTSTFTEPLYPGFRVWWDGDSVSVSV